From Candidatus Bathyarchaeota archaeon:
TGTGGCAGATCCCCAAGTATAAATCCGCCATGCACGTTCCAGGCGTTATTTTTGCCAATCAGGCACTTTTAGAGAAAATGCAAACCGACCGCACACTGTGGCAATGCAGCAACGTCGCACAATTACCAGGCATCTACAAACATGCAGTTACGTTGCCTGATGGTCATGAAGGTTACGGTTTCCCCATCGGTGGAGTCGCAGCGACGGATGCAGAAAACGGTGTGATTAGTCCTGGCGGCGTCGGTTACGACATAAACTGTGGCGTTCGGCTTCTAGCAACTAATCTATCCGATAAAGATATCCGCCCCAAACTTGCCCCTCTATCCGAAAGCATCTTTCGCAACGTGCCCTCAGGGTTGGGCAGCAGACGTAAAGACCTAACCATATCCAACCGCGACCTAGAAGCCCTCGCCGTCGAAGGCGTCCAGTGGCTTATTGACCGTGGGTTTGGTTGGGCAGAGGACGCTAAACACTGCGAAGAAAACGGCCGCATGAAAAACGCCAACCCGGACAAGGTTTCGCAGACTGCTAAAAACCGTGGGCTTTCACAGATTGGCACGTTAGGATCAGGTAATCACTTCCTTGAAATTCAGAAAGTGGACAAAATCTTCAACCCTAAAACCGCTAAAGCTTTCGGGTTAACCCATGAAGGGCAAGTCACGGTTATGATTCACTGTGGTAGCCGTGGATACGGACACCAAGTCTGCAGCGACTACCTCCGCGTCATGGAGCACGCCGTCCAGAAATACAAAATCAGCCTCCCCGACCGCGAACTCGCCTGCGCTCCTGGTAACAGTCAAGAAGCCAGAGACTACCTTGAAGCCATGGCATGCGCAGTTAACTATGCCTTCTGCAACCGTCAAGCCATCATGCACTGGGTTCGCCAGAGCTTCCAGCAAGTGTACGGGCAAGACCCCGAGAAATTCGGCTTAAAACTCGTCTACGACGTAGCTCACAACATCGCCAAAATAGAAACCCACGATGTCGGCGAAGGAATGCAGAAAAAGGTGATGGTTCACCGCAAAGGTGCAACCCGCGCTTTCCCTGCAGGCCACCCCGACGTCCCCGAAGACTACCGCAGCGAAGGACAACCAGTTCTCATTCCGGGCAGCATGGGCACCAGTTCATGGGTGCTGGTTGGGACACAGAAAGCGATGGATTTGAGTTTTGGTTCAACAGCGCACGGTGCAGGTAGAATGATGAGTCGTTCAGCAGCTAAACGGCAATTCTGGGGTGGAGACATAAAAAGTAGCCTCGAAAAACGCGGCATTGCTGTCCGAGCGGCAAGTGCCTCAGTGTTAGCCGAGGAAGCCGACCCCGCCTACAAGAACGTGGATATGGTTGCGGAGGTCAGCCACCAAATCGGAATCGCAACCAAAGTTGCGCGGTTGACTCCTTTGGCTGTCGTCAAAGGCTAAACACTTTTTTCCTTTTCTTTTCATCAGCCACCATATAGTTTAGTTACTGAAAATTAATATCCAGATAATCCCAATCATTAAATAGCGATTTTTTCTGCGCTACCTGAGGCATTAGAAATGAAGGATGAATGTGGCATATGCGGCAGAGTCATGCGCACCACCTACATGCGGCAGTGTCAACGCTGCAAGAAAATGTTCTGCCGCGACTGCATGACCCCAGATGTGGCGACAGGCGACCCTATGTCGATGCTATGCCTCCACTGTGCCCGACGCATCGTTTCCCCCAGAACCGTCAGCAAATACGCAGGTCTGGAAAGTCACCTCAAATTCCGAGCTGCATTCACGGATTTGGTTACGCTTAAGTTTGCACGCATCGACGGCTTAATCGGCAGCAACCTTCCGATGGCGGCTTACCGTGACCCGCTTTGGTGGAGTAACACTTCGTCGAGTGCGCATGCTAAGGCGTGGCTGGATGCGGGGTGGGAAGTGCAGGAAGTCAACCTCAAAGAGGGTACAGTGACTTTCAAAAAAGTCCGCACCTTGCCGCGTAAACCTAAAAAGAAAAGCCTCGAAATCACTCAGCCTTTCACTCCTGTTCCCGTGCGCCCTTTGCGGTCCTCAAAGAAACCCTCAAACACTAGAGTGTCAAAACTCTACGCTCGAATCAAAAACCTTGAACGCCAACGCAACATGCGCCAACCCATCAGGGGTATGAAGGGCAAGTCGCAGTATCAGAAGCGGCTTTTCAAGGAATAAAACCAAATAAGCCCCTTAGCGCTTAACAGTAAAGAGATACTTCATGCCTGAACGCACAGTAGATTTAGATGTTGTGCAAGCTTTCGAGAAACTCAAAACCCGCCTCACCGAGAAGGACTGCACAATAATCTCCGAAACCCCGCCCCATCAGCTTCTATTTGGACAGGGCTCGCTTTGGGGTATCATGCCTAAAACAGCTAAAAAAACCATAAACCTAACCCTACAATCAGAAGGCAACAAAACCAAAATATCTTTCACCAGCAAGTTAGCAAAAGACTGGAAAAACATCACCATCATCGGCTGCATCTTAGCGGCTGTTTTGGTGGCAGTGTGCGTTTGGATGGCGCTGGATTTGGGAGCTTTTCTGGGGGATGGCAACCCAAGCTTCTGGAGTTGGCTGGTAACCTCGCATGATCAAGTCGAATTCTCTGCAGGTGAAGCCTTCATCAACCTTGCATGGGGGCTAACAATTTTCCTCTCAGTAATCATCGCCCTAGAAGCCGCCGTTTACATCTACTGCCATGCAAAAATCGACACCTTCGCAGAAGAAACCCTCAGCACACTATCTTAAGCTATTTGTTTGCCGCATTTTTCACAGAACGCCGCGTAATCCTTGTTTCCTGCTCCACAGTGACTGCAAGTTTTTCCTTCGCCTTCAATGTTCTCTAAACTGGTTGAGGCAACGGGCGGTGGTGGAGACGCGGAAACTGATGCAGATGCGGCGGGTCTGGGGCGTCTAGCAGACCAAACTGTTAGAGCAATCGAAGCTCCAATCGCAAAAACAATCACCACAAACAACGCAGGATTCTCCGAAACCAAATTGAACGATAGAGGCATAACTGGCTGCAATGAGGGATCAGTTAAGTTGGTGTCGTCGGTTCGGGTCGGGGTGGGTCGCTGTGTAGGTCCAGAAGAAGTGACAGGTGCCTGTGTGGGGCTTGATTTCGGCGGCACCACAACAATGGTTGGGGTGTATTGTTTGGTTTCGTCTATATCGTAGAGGTATGCGCTTTTTCCTGTGAATTCGATGGGTAGCTGTCCAATTTTGAAGTTGTTGCCTGTGGTTTCACAGTAATAGTATGTTTTGTTTGAACCCACAGGGTGCTCCCAGTATGTGCCCCGTAAACCGCTACCTAAGATGCCCACGGCGTAGTGGTTTGTTGGGTTTATGTAGATGGTGCCAAAACCCATGATGATGGTTAAAGTTGCAAAGAGAATCGAGGTGTCTTCACAGTCACCGCCGTCGTCTACCAACGT
This genomic window contains:
- a CDS encoding PHD finger domain-containing protein translates to MKDECGICGRVMRTTYMRQCQRCKKMFCRDCMTPDVATGDPMSMLCLHCARRIVSPRTVSKYAGLESHLKFRAAFTDLVTLKFARIDGLIGSNLPMAAYRDPLWWSNTSSSAHAKAWLDAGWEVQEVNLKEGTVTFKKVRTLPRKPKKKSLEITQPFTPVPVRPLRSSKKPSNTRVSKLYARIKNLERQRNMRQPIRGMKGKSQYQKRLFKE
- a CDS encoding RtcB family protein; amino-acid sequence: MGESESRPAPERVPIEKVNDYMWQIPKYKSAMHVPGVIFANQALLEKMQTDRTLWQCSNVAQLPGIYKHAVTLPDGHEGYGFPIGGVAATDAENGVISPGGVGYDINCGVRLLATNLSDKDIRPKLAPLSESIFRNVPSGLGSRRKDLTISNRDLEALAVEGVQWLIDRGFGWAEDAKHCEENGRMKNANPDKVSQTAKNRGLSQIGTLGSGNHFLEIQKVDKIFNPKTAKAFGLTHEGQVTVMIHCGSRGYGHQVCSDYLRVMEHAVQKYKISLPDRELACAPGNSQEARDYLEAMACAVNYAFCNRQAIMHWVRQSFQQVYGQDPEKFGLKLVYDVAHNIAKIETHDVGEGMQKKVMVHRKGATRAFPAGHPDVPEDYRSEGQPVLIPGSMGTSSWVLVGTQKAMDLSFGSTAHGAGRMMSRSAAKRQFWGGDIKSSLEKRGIAVRAASASVLAEEADPAYKNVDMVAEVSHQIGIATKVARLTPLAVVKG
- a CDS encoding zinc ribbon domain-containing protein codes for the protein MNSLKLRPLKVSVTVTLVFIIASSMICSMPVGAQNVEYIEKNFAWDYDGHHWTWTLNIPKELYEDYKQVSLYRRTRDGPVGYGFLTTTYDHYVRMLADKLNETATQMGYGSYDKVSFVLAFVQSLPYTSDNVTAGYNEYPRFPIETLVDDGGDCEDTSILFATLTIIMGFGTIYINPTNHYAVGILGSGLRGTYWEHPVGSNKTYYYCETTGNNFKIGQLPIEFTGKSAYLYDIDETKQYTPTIVVVPPKSSPTQAPVTSSGPTQRPTPTRTDDTNLTDPSLQPVMPLSFNLVSENPALFVVIVFAIGASIALTVWSARRPRPAASASVSASPPPPVASTSLENIEGEGKTCSHCGAGNKDYAAFCEKCGKQIA